GGCCCATGGATAAACAGACATtttcagggagagagacacaaaatGGCAAAGACAATAAAAGGATCCAGTGGTATGCATCTTTGTCACCCGTCACTTGCAGATTAAATCACATTGTGAAGCcttgtagaaaaacaaaaaactgtatCTGGTAGGAAGCTTTTGAAACtagttatttaaatataaaatttgttttttcctgATTCTTTATGATATTCTGGTTATATAGCAATTGCACTTTGTACTTATTAAACACCATAgccaaataaaaagaaacaaaaaacaggagacagagacCCATCAGATTATACCTTCATTAAGGCGGAGCGATTTTGATTGTCGCATAGGTTGAGTTTAACTTTGTTCTCCACCAGGAACTGAACTACCTCTGTATGCCCTTGAACACAGGCTATATGTAGTGGAGTTCTGAAAATACAGTGATTGAGAAAGACATgtagattttctgttttatacaatcatcattatcatctttAAGtatcagaaacattaaacactaaTTGAAGATTACGGCAGCCAAGACCCTTTAAGCAACaaataataacagcaaaatAGTTGTCCATTTTGAGCAGAATGTGGCATTTATTGAATCTAGGTAGCTAGTAAACTATGATTTAACAGTTTGAATTGTAAGATACATATATCTTACCTGTTCTCTTTATCAAGCTGGTTTAAATCATTCTTTTTCGTAAGTTGTTTCAGTTTTGCCACATCGCCAGCGAATGCAGCCTTGTGCACTTTTCCTAAATCTTTCTCCTTTAGGTCATAGCCCACAGAAAGTACACTCCCTGTATCAGACGCACTGGgggagcttttcttttttttggtgaagttaaatatttttttcatcgTATACCGCACTGCAGCTGGCAGGAGAAAGACTGCATTGCCCTTTCGTTACAGTATACCTGAGATTCAGGTGCCGACATAAGATCACCACGCCTTCCCTATATCCTAAAAATAAAACGTGCAAAGCGGATTAAACAGTTTAAGATGCATGTAACGTTTGGTAGCTGGCCGCCAAATACTTTTTATTACCTAGGTTACAGGGTTAATGCTGAGTTGTTCTGAGCTCGGTACAGAATACATTCGAAAAAATACgaatgaataataaaattaattggctaacctagctatttAGCATCAGGGAGTCGCAATGTGTACTCCGCCAACTAGTTagcaagctaacctagctaacattAAGTGCATAACAacaatctagctagctacacGACAAACTTTGCATCTCGACGAAATTAATATACCATAAACAGACAGTTATTCCCTTAAGACATGTTCTCTAAATTAACGCATCTTTCTAACTATCTAACTAGAATGGTTGTCTGATTAacataactagctagctagccactaatacaatgttagctagctaggttaacgctaacctaacctaacgtTTTTACGTCTAACGACCCTCACTCACCCTGGTGATCAACAGCAAAACTATCCTTCAGTGCAGAGCAGTTAACGTGCAATGTCCCCGAAACTGTTACAAACTCAATATATTAGCTACAATTGTCGATAAGATATGCTAACGTTAGATGACTGGCACCGTAAAACTTGAAGAGTCCTCCgccgtagctagctagctgattaCTAAAAGGAAGACGATGAGCTAGCTCGGTAACCAAGGCAACACAGCCGTACCTGCAGAGTATCAGATTCAAGTATAAGACTACAGTCTATGGATTCAAGCTGTTGCCGTTTTCATGCAGGTAAATCTGGGGTTACATTTGTCCGAAACTGACTGTTTTTGTTACTGTGTGGTTGCGAATTTTGCTAGTGACAACTCAAGCAAAATCAAACTAGGGTTACAGAAAAAACTAAACAGTTTTTAAGGGAACATGCGTGCAATGTACTACTGACATTAACAAGTTTGCTCAGCTCTTAGTTTCTGAAATTATGTTTCAGTTGTTACTGACAGTACAGTAACATTACTTGACAATTGTTGgcagctaactagttagctagaaGTTCAGGTGTAGTTGTCACCAAAAAAAATGGTTCAGAATGTTGAGCTGGCCGTTcgaatttttgtttgtttgggcgTTTTGAATCAATGACAGACGTTCACAGTGTCCAATCCAATTCAGATATAATACTtctacacttctcacacatGGACCGCCCAGCTCGTCTTGAATGGTTTTAATAGGCCATATTGAGTTTGAAAGACAAGGGCTTCTACCAATAGCTTAGCACTAAGCCCATGATTGGTCTGCTGAGAATTTTAAACTACTTAAACCGTTTTGAGCGGGTGGCTCGAAAAGAGGGCTTCGCGTCCAAGAGGTAACAGCTATTTTACTTTTTGTAGCTACCTCAATTATACATAGATGATTGTCACAAAGGCAGCAGTATTTTAGAAGGAGCCGAATGGATCATTAAGcgtacattttaataaaaggtACTTTTTTGTTCAATTGTGTTTCCCCGAAGTTGGTAGTGACTGAAATGCCAGCTAGCTTGAAGAAGAATCCTTCCATTGTTTTAGCAACTTGACATTTTACAAAGTCATGAACGATGGCTAAGCTAGCTATCCATCTTATAAGTATTTGTATCAACACTATTTCTTAACAATGTTTGAATTTTAGTTAATGTAACTTAATTACTCGTCAAGGGTTAAAACACCGTTGATCGAAGTACAGCTTTTTCCTAGCTAAAGCTAGCTAGGAAACCTAGCGTTgggttagctaacgttaactagcATGATTTTGGTAATGCTAGGTAGTGAAATAAAGATATTCgctatgttagctagctaaataacgGATATTGGCTAGATATACAGCTGTAAAACCCCTTACAGTTGTATCTAGGTTGGCgattaatttatttgaattttaacTATCTAGGTTAGCTTAGCAGTAAACTTGTTTATGAGCTTGGTGGATGGCTGGCTATCTGCTTGCTCTCTGAGTACGATGACACGCAATGaattgtgtaaatgtattatgaAGTTAGCTGCGACCGATGAGTTTTCTTGTCGTTTTGTCCCTTTTTATACATGAAAAGTTGGCTTAAGCTATTATTCCGAATCTGATGGTCAGAGTTTACAGAGCATTCTGTAAACCAACAAATAAGTTATGTCGTTCATTTTTGTTAGGTAGTTCATTCTTAACATTTTACCTTTACTAAACGATCTATCTTGCATGACTTTAGTCAAATCGGTTTTTAATGCATCGGTTTGTTTTTACGACTTATCAACATGAGCGCCCCCGTTTTATCTTCCACTCTACTTTTCAGTTTGGTTAGGTTAAGGATACTGTTAAGGATTTCTTCCTCTGACATCCCTCCAAACACCTCCCACCCTACCACAGGTTTTGGGGACAGCCATGAGTTCCTTACTGGAAGCAACACGTTCCCTCATGCACGTGTTTGACGGGAAGCTGCAAGAGTTCACCGATGAGATTGACAATGTTCATATGGTGTGGCTGAAGGAGATCCAGCAGGAGGCTCAGCGCATGTTCTCCAGGTGTTGATCAACACTACATTACGGTGCGACCTCTAATGGCTTTCTTTATAACCGACGGCTACAGAGATTAACCTGTTTTATCGGTTTGTATTACAGTGACTTTAGCACTGAGCCAGAGCTCATGCCCAAGACACCGTCACAGAAAAGGACCACCCGCCGGAAACGGGTGTCTATGGAGCTCACTGAAGCTCGTAGCAAAAGACGGTCAGTCTCGTTTTTATTCAGTGACATGATGAGGGGAGCGCTGTTTTGGGTCTATATACTCTCCATCTAAATTGGGAATGATTGCAGGGATGCGCCAGAAGAACTACTGAGATTGACTTATCGGCTAggtttttatttgaatattctcattttaaaacactagTGAATCGGCAAAATATCACCGGCAGATGGCGATAATTACAATCGAATAGCAGCTGGCAAAAtactattacattttaaacatgttacaTGATCTCAGTTAACACGTTTTCGTTTCAAGTCGTGACCAGTTTGTGATAACAATTTATTGTTACTCTGTCCCTCAGTTATCAGTCATTGTTATATCTGATGAATGTGATAAAGTAAATGGCATTTACTTATTGTAACATGCATATGGATTATGAGCTGTAAGGCCCATTAAAATTAGTCTTATTGCAGTTTGTGTATCTTTGTTGTATTTCTCCTGATTCTTAGAATCTGACATGTAGTTATGAGAATAGATATAATAGCCTgttaaaaatagaaatattcAGAAAAGCTACTGTTGCCTTTTATTTCGTACCTTTTAGTACTGTCTAGGAGGACACTAAACAAGAGCTGATTGTCCCATCTGCCGGTTTAATTTAGGCCAATCActtatccaaaaaaaaataaatcacgtCTCCGCCAGTAGTCTTCAGAAGGTCATAACAGTTTTTACATACAAACCCATTTTGGGATATGCCAAAAACCGTTAATTAACATGGtacatatgtataaaatgttGCTGCTCATCAGTAAATATTGCCATCTGCCAGTGACATTTTACCTCTTCAGTAGCTTCTTAAGGTGGACAGTAATGTTAGAATAGGAAAATGCCGAATAAGAAGCCACCTTCAACCTCGTCCTTTTATATAAACATCATTCATGTTGTGCAGCAGTTCTGATTGAGGTATAGctaacttttttgtgtgtgtgtgcgcgcgcgtgcactcaggttttttttgtttttgtttttgtcctgtgtAGAAATTACTTTTTCTGTGCATCAGTACTATGATCAGAAAACGTATTGTGATTTATTAGTCATATGTAAGCTTGTATAGTTGCTTGTGCTAGGGCGTGCGTGTGATTGATTTCAGGATCTTATCAATACGTTTTTTTTCTCCTATCCAGTTTCTCCAAAGGGAAACGCAGTAACCTGCGCCGTTCCTCAATCCAGACAACTCTAAATTCCATATCTGAGCTTGTAATTACACATGACTCCAGTAACGGTTCTGAGGCAACACCTGAGGAGCCTGGTCCCCGCACACGCCGCAATAAAGCCGCCGCAGTTGAAAGTGAGCCGGTCAAACGTAGCACACGCGCTAGAAGAGGTGCCAAGGCAAAGGAGCAGagtgaggtggtggaggagcagCTGGCAGCGGTGGCAGCTTCTCCACAACCACCTGTCGACTCCGAGGACCTTCTGGAAGAGAAGGCGGAGATGAAGAAACATTgcgagggagaggagaagatcaGCTCTTCCTCCCTGGCAAAGATTGCGATGTCCCCGGCTGTGGTGGAGAGCCCCAGAGCTGAGTGCCGCTCTGCTGAAATGCTGCTACAGTCAGTCTGCTCTCCTGGTCGCTCGGCTAATAAAATTGCCATCGCAGCTGCCATGTCTCAGGGCTCTTTGCAGACTTCAACCAGACGCTCCCAGGTGGTGCGTTGCTCGCTGGTGGTCCTCAGACACAGCATGACCCAGGAAGCAGTCCGTCGTGCCTCTCGGCGCTCCTTCCTGAGAAAGAAAGCCAGGATGGGCAACTCTACATGCAGCAGCTCCATCAGTGGTGAGGCTATGCAAACAAGACAGAAAATGAGCTATAATTGGTGTCGTTAAGTTTCAATGGTGCCCGATTGTAGACATCAGTTTATGTATTCCTATTAAGCAAAGTGCATAATTGCTAAGAAGTTGACTTTTAAATTGTAGAAAagctaaaaatgaaattaaacgTGTAGTCTCTTTTAGTATGAATTTCTTGCCTGTCTTTACTCACctaatttttgcatttctttacCTTTCCAGCAGATGTTTCTATGGATGTGGAAACGGAGGAGACTGATGCAGTGGAGAACATGGAGCAGTGAGTAAATTTACTTTCACCAAGTTTGATAAAGTGCTACAAATACACTTCCATTTAGTTTGACCAGTGCTGTTCAGTTAGAGATTAACCATCACCTCTGCTCTAGAGTGGACACTGAGGAAGCACCTGCAGAACTGGCAGCTGAACTCAGCACCGGAGCCCAGAAACCGCAGCCTGAGGTAAGATGGCTAACTGCTGGTAATCCACATATTTCTGTGTTATGGCACCATGAGTTAAACTACCTGCGTTCCCTTAGAAGCCATGGCACCTAAGCCACTATAGGAATTTCATGCATGTTTACACATGTGTACTTAAACAGGAGCTTGAGCCCAAGAAGCCAGTagaagaggaggcagaggtGCAGAGGGTGGAGGAAAAGCCAGTGTCTCCCAGCCTGCATGAAAACTGCCGTTTCACACGCTCCATGGCTCGACCCTCGGTGTCAGGTACTGGCATGGGTGCAGTACCCACTGCTGTCTTGGGCACACTTGAAAAGGGCAACCTGCTGCGAAAAGTAAGAGTGTCCTGTTCAGTGCTAAAGAAGCAAAGCACCACAGCAGCCCAAATGAACGGCAAATGTCATCTCTCAGTGgcagggacaggtgttgaagaTGAAGAAATTGGTTTACCCTTGAGAGATGTCTTGAGTCAAATTTCACCACAGAATATCAAAATGTATGATTAAGGTCACTAAATGTTGAATAGTGTAATATCTTCTATCAATGGCTTGTCATTATTGTGTCTGTAGATGACAGTGGGAAAAAGTCCCAGGACGATAATTGGTAAGTCCATTTCAAAGCTACTCTTTTAGCTCAGTTGTGCCTGTCTTTGCGTGGTTGTCTGGACTGCTGTGGTCTAGATGTTGATGATGAAGCTTTGTTTTTCAGCGCATCTCGGTCAGGCTCCAAACGTCGCGCAGCAGTGGCAGCGGCAGAAGCACTCCGCACCCCTACGAAGAGGCTCTCCCCTCCCAAGAAGTGCATGACTGTAAGATTACATGCTTCACCTATGCAGAAGAGATCCATTTGTTCCATTGACCAATGGCTCAGTAACCCGTGGCACACTAATTTTGGTTTAAGATGTATGTAATTCTGTGCTAAAGTTGGTACAGGTGTTCaaataatccccccccccccccccccccgaattgTAGAGCTTTACTCCTGGTATGCGCTCTTTCCTGCACACGGTGCAGAAGAACCAGCTTCTTATGATGACTCCCTCCTCTCTGGGCCGTGCCTCGGTCATGAAATCTTTCATCAAACAACCTGCAAAAACGGACGTCAAGGTAAGCCTGTGTCTCCTCCCTTTTTATAGTAGAGGCTGCACATCTGTCAAAGGGGTTTGATCATCCATGCAGAGGTTTAGAAATTAATTTCAGCTTTCTCAGACTGGGTAAGAATGGATGTAGAGTACATGCTTTCTTGGTAATTTGTCCCCTCCTGTTTGTCCCCTTACCCATCCCCAGTTGAGCATTGTCTCGGTGGTAAGTGGAAAAATTGTGGTGCTTGTCATCATAATCTCATCACTAGTGTATGTACACCTGTGCACTGGGGCACTTTTGGTTTGGTTGTCTAACTTCTCATGGTGGTGTTGATTTAGAGCGTAGACCTTCTATGTTTCCATGTGATGTATATTGGTTTTGGGGGGGATTATTTGACTGCTTCATTTTATATGTACTTTAACCCAAGCCCTCACCCACTCCTCACCAACATCTCACTAAAATCCCCTCAGCATCTGTCTGGTCCTTTACTAAAGgtagagggggggggggggaaatggtAAAGCACTGTGCTGGACTGAGTCATCGCTTCCACTTTAACACTTGCTCTTTTGTCAGGAGCGGGAACGGCAGAAATGGGATGCTCTAAACAAGAAGATTgaacaagaaaatgaaagaaagaaaaaggttgaggaggaaaaaagaaagaaacaggaagagatGAAAAGGTGTGCGCAAATGTGTCCAATCTGTATGTATGAATGCATGTGATGTAGAGTAGAAGCGGATCTCATCTGCTTTGCCATTGAACAGCAGAGGGGTGAAAAGTGGCGTCTCATTTTAGGAAACGGGATGAGCGCTTGAGACGAGTAGTGGAGGCCCGggtgaaggagaaggagaaggagcaggagaagaagaagaaatttgAAGAAAAAATGGCACAACtagagaaaaaaagtgatatgGTTAGTTTTGTCTTAAATATTCTGCGCTTGTATTTCAGAGTGCTTTGGAAGGGAGGTCAGAATATGTGAAATGTAAGCAAACATATTGCAAGCTCTGTAAAGTTTGTAGAATTGGTACAGAGAAGGGAAGTCCAAACATTAATTAAGCCAAAGTCCAGTTAAATAGATCCCAGTCCAGTTAAATGGTTCAAAAACACTTTGGTGCATGCAGTTGCACCTGTAACTGTACCAGCAACGTTCCTGAAAATAACCCATACCATTGCCAGATAAGAGAAGGAAGTTGGTGCATGAGCCAAATCTTGCTGCATTATATTATCTAATTGCTTCCTATTTTCTGCTTCcttctaatttgtttttttgtttgtttttttttgtttgtttttttacatcgCAGCCTCACCTGAGTATTATATGTACCTGGTTCTTCATGAAGCATGTTGTAAATTACTAAAATTGCTAGCACATGTTCTCATTCATCGAAAAGTTTTTTCCAcacttggttttttttgtttgtttttttgttgttttgtttttgtttttttaatctttgctGCATGGTAAAAGAAAAATGGGCTGTACA
This region of Electrophorus electricus isolate fEleEle1 chromosome 2, fEleEle1.pri, whole genome shotgun sequence genomic DNA includes:
- the incenp gene encoding inner centromere protein A isoform X2, which codes for MSSLLEATRSLMHVFDGKLQEFTDEIDNVHMVWLKEIQQEAQRMFSSDFSTEPELMPKTPSQKRTTRRKRVSMELTEARSKRRFSKGKRSNLRRSSIQTTLNSISELVITHDSSNGSEATPEEPGPRTRRNKAAAVESEPVKRSTRARRGAKAKEQSEVVEEQLAAVAASPQPPVDSEDLLEEKAEMKKHCEGEEKISSSSLAKIAMSPAVVESPRAECRSAEMLLQSVCSPGRSANKIAIAAAMSQGSLQTSTRRSQVVRCSLVVLRHSMTQEAVRRASRRSFLRKKARMGNSTCSSSISDVSMDVETEETDAVENMEQVDTEEAPAELAAELSTGAQKPQPEELEPKKPVEEEAEVQRVEEKPVSPSLHENCRFTRSMARPSVSDDSGKKSQDDNCASRSGSKRRAAVAAAEALRTPTKRLSPPKKCMTSFTPGMRSFLHTVQKNQLLMMTPSSLGRASVMKSFIKQPAKTDVKERERQKWDALNKKIEQENERKKKVEEEKRKKQEEMKRKRDERLRRVVEARVKEKEKEQEKKKKFEEKMAQLEKKSDMLRVERLAEEKAKKKVASKRQEELELRRKQEEAARKKKLQQAEEEERRHQELLAKRRAEEERERARKHAEATRALELRKEQEQERERERLRQEREKAREKQAAAERERMEQEKAIALQKELERAAREKERRELEEKRRREEEQRRAEEESAAKQKQAAATAVLPTVTSTLVKMPTSKTLNATITHSPVLNVTVDIEQSITNTPVNKGTAHNMTMDMGTGLNCTVDVEHSPQSYQITPKGKKIEVLVNPDDYGMDQNSDDSTDDESAPRKPIPSWAEGMQLQQAIKDAYFDPLDLHSFFGEVEQPKLEEIFQRSKPRFFKRTSSAVWHSPPRMGAMH
- the incenp gene encoding inner centromere protein A isoform X3, whose translation is MSSLLEATRSLMHVFDGKLQEFTDEIDNVHMVWLKEIQQEAQRMFSSDFSTEPELMPKTPSQKRTTRRKRVSMELTEARSKRRFSKGKRSNLRRSSIQTTLNSISELVITHDSSNGSEATPEEPGPRTRRNKAAAVESEPVKRSTRARRGAKAKEQSEVVEEQLAAVAASPQPPVDSEDLLEEKAEMKKHCEGEEKISSSSLAKIAMSPAVVESPRAECRSAEMLLQSVCSPGRSANKIAIAAAMSQGSLQTSTRRSQVVRCSLVVLRHSMTQEAVRRASRRSFLRKKARMGNSTCSSSISADVSMDVETEETDAVENMEQVDTEEAPAELAAELSTGAQKPQPEELEPKKPVEEEAEVQRVEEKPVSPSLHENCRFTRSMARPSVSDDSGKKSQDDNCASRSGSKRRAAVAAAEALRTPTKRLSPPKKCMTSFTPGMRSFLHTVQKNQLLMMTPSSLGRASVMKSFIKQPAKTDVKERERQKWDALNKKIEQENERKKKVEEEKRKKQEEMKRKRDERLRRVVEARVKEKEKEQEKKKKFEEKMAQLEKKSDMLRVERLAEEKAKKKVASKRQEELELRRKQEEAARKKKLQQAEEEERRHQELLAKRRAEEERERARKHAEATRALELRKEQEQERERERLRQEREKAREKQAAAERERMEQEKAIALQKELERAAREKERRELEEKRRREEEQRRAEEESAAKQKQAAATAVLPTVTSTLVKMPTSKTLNATITHSPVLNVTVDIESITNTPVNKGTAHNMTMDMGTGLNCTVDVEHSPQSYQITPKGKKIEVLVNPDDYGMDQNSDDSTDDESAPRKPIPSWAEGMQLQQAIKDAYFDPLDLHSFFGEVEQPKLEEIFQRSKPRFFKRTSSAVWHSPPRMGAMH
- the incenp gene encoding inner centromere protein A isoform X1, coding for MSSLLEATRSLMHVFDGKLQEFTDEIDNVHMVWLKEIQQEAQRMFSSDFSTEPELMPKTPSQKRTTRRKRVSMELTEARSKRRFSKGKRSNLRRSSIQTTLNSISELVITHDSSNGSEATPEEPGPRTRRNKAAAVESEPVKRSTRARRGAKAKEQSEVVEEQLAAVAASPQPPVDSEDLLEEKAEMKKHCEGEEKISSSSLAKIAMSPAVVESPRAECRSAEMLLQSVCSPGRSANKIAIAAAMSQGSLQTSTRRSQVVRCSLVVLRHSMTQEAVRRASRRSFLRKKARMGNSTCSSSISADVSMDVETEETDAVENMEQVDTEEAPAELAAELSTGAQKPQPEELEPKKPVEEEAEVQRVEEKPVSPSLHENCRFTRSMARPSVSDDSGKKSQDDNCASRSGSKRRAAVAAAEALRTPTKRLSPPKKCMTSFTPGMRSFLHTVQKNQLLMMTPSSLGRASVMKSFIKQPAKTDVKERERQKWDALNKKIEQENERKKKVEEEKRKKQEEMKRKRDERLRRVVEARVKEKEKEQEKKKKFEEKMAQLEKKSDMLRVERLAEEKAKKKVASKRQEELELRRKQEEAARKKKLQQAEEEERRHQELLAKRRAEEERERARKHAEATRALELRKEQEQERERERLRQEREKAREKQAAAERERMEQEKAIALQKELERAAREKERRELEEKRRREEEQRRAEEESAAKQKQAAATAVLPTVTSTLVKMPTSKTLNATITHSPVLNVTVDIEQSITNTPVNKGTAHNMTMDMGTGLNCTVDVEHSPQSYQITPKGKKIEVLVNPDDYGMDQNSDDSTDDESAPRKPIPSWAEGMQLQQAIKDAYFDPLDLHSFFGEVEQPKLEEIFQRSKPRFFKRTSSAVWHSPPRMGAMH